The nucleotide sequence CCGAGGGCAGCCACGCCATCATCACGGACTTCCAGCCGAAGTCCACGCCCCTGGAATCCGGTACGCCCGCCGTCTTCACGCCCTTCGGCGGACGCTCCTCGGACGGCGTTCTGCCCTTCTTCAACCTCGCCGGGCCCGACGGCGGACTGATGGTCGCCATTGGCTGGACGGGACAATGGACAGCGTCATTCAACCGCACCGACGCGGGCGTCCAGATTCAGGCGGGCTTCGAGCAGGCCCATTTCAAGCTCCTTCCGGGCGAATCGGTGCGCACGCCGTCCGTCCTCCTCATGCCCTGGACCGGCACGGACCGTATGGTGGGCCAGAACAAATTCCGCAGGCTCCTCCTGGAGCACATCGTGCCCCAATACGACGGCGCGCCTGCCGCACCCCTGTTGGCCGCGTCGCCCCACGCCGTCATCCCCTTCGAAGGCACGACCGAGGCGAATTGTGTCGAGGCCATCCGCAACATCGCGGCGCAGAAGCTTCCCGTGGACCACTTCTGGATCGACGCGGGCTGGTTCGTGTCCCCGCAGAAAAACTGGGCCCGGGGCGTGGGGAACTTCACCCCCGATCCCGAGCGCTTCCCCAATGGGATGAAGCCCGTGGCCGACGCGGCCCACGAGGCGGGTCTGAAGTTCCTCCTCTGGTTCGAGCCGGAGCGCGTCATGACCGACACCTTCCTCTTCAACGAGCACCACGATTGGCTCATCCAGCCGCCCAGCGACTTCCCCGCCGATCTGATGTATCAGTACAACGACAAATTCCACCTCCTCGACCTCGGCAGGCCCGATGCCGCGAAATGGGTCACGAAGACCGTCTCCGACGCCATCACCGAGGTCGGCATCGACGCCTACCGCAACGATTTCAACATGTACCCCTCCTACTACTGGCGCGCCAACGAAGCGCCCGATCGCCAGGGCATCAACGAGATCAAGTACGTGACCGCCCTCTATCAATACTTCGACACCCTCCGCGCGCAGCACCCCCAGCTCCTCCTCGACACCTGCGCCAGCGGCGGACGGCGCATCGACCTGGAAATGCTCAAGCGCGCCCTCATCCTCACCCGCTCCGACTACCTCTGGGACCCGACCGGCCAGCAATGCCACACCTACGGCCTCGCCCAATGGCTCCCCATCACCGGCATCGGCGCCGCCAGCACCGGCCCATACGAATGCCGCTCCGGCTACGGGTCCCACTTCACCTTCGCCGTGGACTATTTCTCCAAAGACCCGGCCGTATGGGACGCCGCCCGCAAGGCCCTGGAAGAGTGCAAGGCCATCGCCCCCCTCTCGCGCAAGGACTTCTACCCTCTCACGCCGTACACGACGCAAAACGACGCTTGGATGGCTTGGCAATATCATGACCCGGAAAGAGACCAAGGGGCCGTGCAGGCCTTCCGACGGCAGGATTGCAAGGAGGGTACACTGACTTGTACGCTGCACGGATTGACGCCTGGGACGGAGTACAAATTGGCCAACGCGGACTCCGGGGACGTGACGCGCATCACCGCAAATGAGAGCGGCAACGCCGATATCAGCATTACCTTAGCCACCGCACCAGTCGCCGGAATACTCACCTATGAGGCTGTAAGCAATTAGCGCTCTTC is from Candidatus Hydrogenedentota bacterium and encodes:
- a CDS encoding alpha-galactosidase, producing the protein MFRDLFHLVATLCMVASSSHATDLNDFPGKSTAPFSVTYGGETHAGTFPDTWVVAHKANADLPADRQQRSTQWTDPATGLEVRLEITRYTDFDAIEWVLHLTNHGSADTPILENIHVADFAWKDAGAAPITLHHAEGSHAIITDFQPKSTPLESGTPAVFTPFGGRSSDGVLPFFNLAGPDGGLMVAIGWTGQWTASFNRTDAGVQIQAGFEQAHFKLLPGESVRTPSVLLMPWTGTDRMVGQNKFRRLLLEHIVPQYDGAPAAPLLAASPHAVIPFEGTTEANCVEAIRNIAAQKLPVDHFWIDAGWFVSPQKNWARGVGNFTPDPERFPNGMKPVADAAHEAGLKFLLWFEPERVMTDTFLFNEHHDWLIQPPSDFPADLMYQYNDKFHLLDLGRPDAAKWVTKTVSDAITEVGIDAYRNDFNMYPSYYWRANEAPDRQGINEIKYVTALYQYFDTLRAQHPQLLLDTCASGGRRIDLEMLKRALILTRSDYLWDPTGQQCHTYGLAQWLPITGIGAASTGPYECRSGYGSHFTFAVDYFSKDPAVWDAARKALEECKAIAPLSRKDFYPLTPYTTQNDAWMAWQYHDPERDQGAVQAFRRQDCKEGTLTCTLHGLTPGTEYKLANADSGDVTRITANESGNADISITLATAPVAGILTYEAVSN